In a single window of the Gracilimonas sp. genome:
- a CDS encoding adenylate/guanylate cyclase domain-containing protein, protein MNSSQFFSLRWKLLTGFVALVLTTVLILLFSSSQILESRIRQDIDSNFSEAGRVFERIQDIRFRQLRQTAILLADIPSLKAAISTGDTATVNHVLREDLLYLLDFDPIIPDSLVPSEFYMNPDSAGLLIICDPEGRPLGQMSSAPLPRYSIADRAGIGTALQGEMPVQSYIWKEGQRYFNVITIPVWSGNQLGGTLSYGFPIRQLETEQLSRDMGLEVLYYVDNQLLAGSFESISSSNKNTLSRNIHAATFEVLKNGQATSTEVSLGSENWLIYIAPMFETTGSIKGIDGYYAVAKSLTRELIPLQNLQLLIFGIGIFAIAGAIAISIWITSRITKPIYLLLDGVRRVEKEDFSEEVPITSRDEIGELTRAFNELVEGLRERLLMLKFVSEATLDAIKKNISRIEPGGERRDITVLFSDIRGFTAWSENHTPEQVIDMLNNLLSYQADLVHDFGGDVDKFVGDELVAVFQGEDKEQQAVNAAVQIQKKLKSLLQKEEEDLAVGIGINSGEVVMGAMGSENRMDFTVLGSTVNLGARLCSAAKQHQILISESVFLNLERKVPINELETIKVKGIEKPVQIYEIDWDTERMTSIAESRGGLS, encoded by the coding sequence ATGAACAGCAGTCAATTCTTTAGTTTGAGATGGAAACTTCTGACAGGATTTGTAGCACTGGTTCTGACGACCGTTTTGATCCTTCTTTTCAGTTCCAGCCAGATTCTGGAATCGCGAATCAGACAGGATATTGACTCCAACTTTAGTGAAGCAGGCAGAGTATTCGAACGTATCCAGGATATCCGTTTCCGCCAGTTAAGGCAAACAGCCATTTTGTTAGCCGATATCCCAAGTTTAAAGGCCGCCATTTCTACCGGTGATACGGCTACTGTAAATCATGTACTCCGGGAAGATTTGCTGTATCTTTTGGATTTCGATCCTATTATTCCGGATTCACTTGTTCCAAGCGAATTCTATATGAATCCTGACTCAGCGGGATTACTGATTATTTGTGACCCGGAAGGAAGGCCGCTTGGGCAAATGTCATCAGCTCCTCTTCCAAGATATTCAATTGCAGACAGGGCTGGAATAGGCACGGCATTACAGGGAGAAATGCCAGTTCAAAGCTATATTTGGAAAGAAGGTCAGAGGTATTTCAATGTAATCACTATTCCGGTTTGGTCAGGAAATCAGTTGGGTGGAACTCTATCTTATGGATTTCCTATCAGGCAGCTTGAGACCGAACAACTTTCCAGAGATATGGGGCTCGAAGTACTATACTATGTTGATAATCAGCTTTTGGCGGGTTCTTTCGAAAGCATTTCATCTTCCAATAAAAACACACTTTCAAGGAATATACACGCTGCGACGTTTGAAGTACTTAAAAATGGACAGGCAACCTCAACCGAAGTGTCTCTGGGGTCTGAAAATTGGCTTATTTATATTGCGCCAATGTTTGAAACCACGGGCAGCATTAAGGGAATTGACGGGTATTATGCAGTGGCAAAGTCTCTGACAAGAGAGCTGATTCCTCTTCAAAACTTACAATTGTTGATATTTGGTATTGGGATATTTGCAATTGCAGGGGCTATTGCAATTAGTATCTGGATTACCAGCCGAATCACAAAACCAATTTATTTACTGTTAGATGGCGTCCGAAGGGTAGAGAAAGAAGATTTCAGTGAAGAAGTACCCATTACCAGCCGGGATGAAATCGGTGAGTTAACCCGTGCATTTAATGAATTGGTTGAAGGACTGCGCGAACGGCTTCTTATGCTGAAGTTTGTTTCGGAGGCCACACTTGATGCGATAAAGAAAAATATATCACGCATTGAGCCTGGAGGCGAACGAAGAGATATCACGGTTCTTTTTTCTGATATACGTGGTTTCACTGCATGGAGCGAAAACCATACTCCCGAGCAGGTCATTGATATGCTGAATAATTTATTGAGTTATCAGGCAGACCTCGTACATGATTTTGGGGGAGACGTAGACAAGTTTGTGGGTGATGAGCTGGTTGCTGTATTTCAGGGGGAAGACAAAGAGCAACAGGCCGTAAATGCAGCCGTTCAAATCCAGAAGAAATTGAAGTCTCTTTTGCAGAAAGAGGAAGAAGATTTAGCAGTTGGTATAGGCATTAACAGCGGTGAAGTGGTTATGGGAGCCATGGGGAGTGAGAATAGAATGGATTTTACAGTATTAGGTAGTACCGTTAATTTGGGAGCCCGCTTGTGTTCGGCAGCTAAACAACACCAGATCTTAATCTCAGAATCTGTTTTTCTGAACCTGGAACGCAAAGTGCCCATCAATGAACTTGAAACAATAAAAGTAAAAGGAATTGAGAAGCCAGTTCAAATTTATGAGATTGACTGGGATACCGAACGGATGACTTCCATTGCTGAAAGCCGGGGAGGTTTGTCATGA